The Xiphophorus couchianus chromosome 5, X_couchianus-1.0, whole genome shotgun sequence genome includes a region encoding these proteins:
- the LOC114144811 gene encoding protein C activator-like isoform X2, with translation MALLKVLLLLLGLGVSMNSHVSLHKRIIGGQNCDEKERLYHVRLEGDNGTETSLCGGSLIHPEWILTAAHCWKSEPGWTTTATLGVHPRTATQEKQIIQHNPVIYVDQSHQQHDIMLLKLQRPVRNIHPVQLPRCNNRLRIGATVQLAGEGLTTTSPNNQRSLDAPIPPYLQCVNMKVSGFFFAATRGHLFMAEALNKDTCLGDSGGGVVFNKKIYGVIADSGKDHACQKPIISMVVCEYMQWISKTIGLK, from the exons atggctctgctgaaggttctgctgctgctgctggggctgg gtgtTTCAATGAACTCACATGTTTCTCTGCACAAGAGAATCATTGGAGGTCAAAACTGTGATGAGAAGGAGCGTCTTTATCATGTTCGGCTGGAGGGCGACAATGGTACTGAGACAAGCTTGTGTGGAGGATCTCTGATCCACCCTGAGTGGATCctgactgcagctcactgctggAAGTCGGAGCCAGGATG GACTACCACAGCAACGTTAGGAGTTCATCCACGGACTGCTACACAGGAGAAACAGATCATCCAACACAATCCTGTGATTTATGTTGACCAATCGCATCAGCAGCATGACATCATGTTGCTGAAGCTTCAGAGACCAGTAAGAAATATCCATCCTGTTCAGCTACCAAGATGCAATAATCGTCTTAGAAT TGGTGCTACAGTTCAGCTGGCAGGAGAGGGACTAACGACAACCAGCCCCAATAATCAGCGAT CACTCGATGCTCCTATTCCACCATATCTTCAGTGTGTCAACATGAAAGTTAGTGGTTTTTTCTTCGCGGCAACACGTGGGCATCTATTCATGGCTGAAGCACTGAACAAGGATACGTGtctt GGTGACTCTGGTGGAGGAGTGGTGTTCAACAAGAAGATTTATGGTGTGATTGCTGACAGTGGAAAAGACCATGCATGTCAGAAACCAATTATTAGCATGGTTGTGTGTGAATACATGCAGTGGATAAGCAAAACAATTGggcttaaataa
- the LOC114144811 gene encoding protein C activator-like isoform X1, with amino-acid sequence MALLKVLLLLLGLGVSMNSHVSLHKRIIGGQNCDEKERLYHVRLEGDNGTETSLCGGSLIHPEWILTAAHCWKSEPGWTTTATLGVHPRTATQEKQIIQHNPVIYVDQSHQQHDIMLLKLQRPVRNIHPVQLPRCNNRLRIGATVQLAGEGLTTTSPNNQRSALDAPIPPYLQCVNMKVSGFFFAATRGHLFMAEALNKDTCLGDSGGGVVFNKKIYGVIADSGKDHACQKPIISMVVCEYMQWISKTIGLK; translated from the exons atggctctgctgaaggttctgctgctgctgctggggctgg gtgtTTCAATGAACTCACATGTTTCTCTGCACAAGAGAATCATTGGAGGTCAAAACTGTGATGAGAAGGAGCGTCTTTATCATGTTCGGCTGGAGGGCGACAATGGTACTGAGACAAGCTTGTGTGGAGGATCTCTGATCCACCCTGAGTGGATCctgactgcagctcactgctggAAGTCGGAGCCAGGATG GACTACCACAGCAACGTTAGGAGTTCATCCACGGACTGCTACACAGGAGAAACAGATCATCCAACACAATCCTGTGATTTATGTTGACCAATCGCATCAGCAGCATGACATCATGTTGCTGAAGCTTCAGAGACCAGTAAGAAATATCCATCCTGTTCAGCTACCAAGATGCAATAATCGTCTTAGAAT TGGTGCTACAGTTCAGCTGGCAGGAGAGGGACTAACGACAACCAGCCCCAATAATCAGCGAT CAGCACTCGATGCTCCTATTCCACCATATCTTCAGTGTGTCAACATGAAAGTTAGTGGTTTTTTCTTCGCGGCAACACGTGGGCATCTATTCATGGCTGAAGCACTGAACAAGGATACGTGtctt GGTGACTCTGGTGGAGGAGTGGTGTTCAACAAGAAGATTTATGGTGTGATTGCTGACAGTGGAAAAGACCATGCATGTCAGAAACCAATTATTAGCATGGTTGTGTGTGAATACATGCAGTGGATAAGCAAAACAATTGggcttaaataa
- the LOC114145031 gene encoding vascular cell adhesion protein 1-like isoform X3 produces MLSSLVLLAASFTTFFCCVNTCNYSCPDNPVMTPSRLVVKFGDPASATCVACQQACFPLDDSIRNMEASLGTSNINGSTVTWTVNQTTEWNLTPKCYYTTIMNDQCCTNLPVTVYKPPESVSFSLNPSGPLTEGSEVTLQCDVQNVAPAENLTVTFYRGHKLLGQVKSSNTAKKPVNEIFSMSYNNTKEDNGVQFWCEAKLVLGAEGPQPPLVVKSDNLTATVYYGPELKVPADPAPISIIRGEPLHLTCLAEGNPKPRYNWTLPPNRGHISVTDLKIDSVDFQDGGQYVCTANNTVNSVSVRFDVTVRENSHACLIGGTIAAVVVLSIVVAIAVYIFYYKPKKMGESQL; encoded by the exons ATGCTTTCCAGTTTGGTTCTGCTGGCGGCTTCCTTCACCACTTTCTTCTGCTGCGTGAACACCTGCA ATTACAGCTGTCCAGATAATCCTGTGATGACTCCGTCCAGGCTGGTGGTGAAGTTCGGTGATCCAGCCTCTGCTACATGTGTAGCCTGTCAGCAGGCCTGTTTTCCCCTGGATGACAGTATTAGAAATATGGAAGCTTCTCTTGGAACTTCTAACATAAATGGAAGCACAGTGACCTGGACAGTGAACCAAACGACTGAGTGGAATTTAACTCCAAAGTGCTACTATACTACCATAATGAATGATCAGTGTTGCACCAACCTGCCTGTTACTGTCTACA AACCTCCAGAAAGTGTGTCCTTCAGCTTAAACCCCTCTGGACCTCTGACTGAGGGTTCAGAGGTCACGCTGCAGTGTGATGTACAGAACGTCGCTCCGGCTGAAAACCTCACTGTGACCTTTTACAGAGGTCACAAGCTTCTGGGTCAAGTGAAAAGCAGCAATACTGCAAAGAAACCAGTTAATGAGATATTTTCTATGAGCTACAACAACACAAAAGAAGATAATGGAGTCCAGTTCTGGTGTGAAGCCAAGCTGGTACTGGGAGCTGAAGGACCACAGCCCCCTCTAGTGGTGAAATCAGACAATCTCACTGCTACAGTTTATT ACGGACCTGAGCTGAAGGTTCCGGCTGATCCCGCTCCGATCAGCATCATTAGAGGAGAACCTCTCCATTTGACCTGCTTGGCTGAAGGAAACCCCAAACCTCGGTACAACTGGACGCTGCCGCCCAACAGAGGCCACATCAGTGTGACCGATCTGAAAATCGACTCAGTGGATTTTCAGGACGGAGGGCAATATGTCTGCACCGCCAACAACACCGTGAACTCCGTCAGTGTTAGATTTGACGTAACAGTCCGAG aaaacagcCACGCGTGCTTAATAGGTGGCACaatagctgctgtggttgtgctTTCGATCGTCGTTGCCATTGCAGTCTACATCTTTTACtacaaaccaaagaaaatggGAGAGAGCCAACTATAG
- the LOC114145031 gene encoding vascular cell adhesion protein 1-like isoform X1, translating into MLSSLVLLAASFTTFFCCVNTCNYSCPDNPVMTPSRLVVKFGDPASATCVACQQACFPLDDSIRNMEASLGTSNINGSTVTWTVNQTTEWNLTPKCYYTTIMNDQCCTNLPVTVYKPPESVSFSLNPSGPLTEGSEVTLQCDVQNVAPAENLTVTFYRGHKLLGQVKSSNTAKKPVNEIFSMSYNNTKEDNGVQFWCEAKLVLGAEGPQPPLVVKSDNLTATVYYGPELKVPADPAPISIIRGEPLHLTCLAEGNPKPRYNWTLPPNRGHISVTDLKIDSVDFQDGGQYVCTANNTVNSVSVRFDVTVRENFIPYIIGAVVATAALILIGSGVIYGCYYKQNKMGEYRPTDAFCLGEVRHNTVIL; encoded by the exons ATGCTTTCCAGTTTGGTTCTGCTGGCGGCTTCCTTCACCACTTTCTTCTGCTGCGTGAACACCTGCA ATTACAGCTGTCCAGATAATCCTGTGATGACTCCGTCCAGGCTGGTGGTGAAGTTCGGTGATCCAGCCTCTGCTACATGTGTAGCCTGTCAGCAGGCCTGTTTTCCCCTGGATGACAGTATTAGAAATATGGAAGCTTCTCTTGGAACTTCTAACATAAATGGAAGCACAGTGACCTGGACAGTGAACCAAACGACTGAGTGGAATTTAACTCCAAAGTGCTACTATACTACCATAATGAATGATCAGTGTTGCACCAACCTGCCTGTTACTGTCTACA AACCTCCAGAAAGTGTGTCCTTCAGCTTAAACCCCTCTGGACCTCTGACTGAGGGTTCAGAGGTCACGCTGCAGTGTGATGTACAGAACGTCGCTCCGGCTGAAAACCTCACTGTGACCTTTTACAGAGGTCACAAGCTTCTGGGTCAAGTGAAAAGCAGCAATACTGCAAAGAAACCAGTTAATGAGATATTTTCTATGAGCTACAACAACACAAAAGAAGATAATGGAGTCCAGTTCTGGTGTGAAGCCAAGCTGGTACTGGGAGCTGAAGGACCACAGCCCCCTCTAGTGGTGAAATCAGACAATCTCACTGCTACAGTTTATT ACGGACCTGAGCTGAAGGTTCCGGCTGATCCCGCTCCGATCAGCATCATTAGAGGAGAACCTCTCCATTTGACCTGCTTGGCTGAAGGAAACCCCAAACCTCGGTACAACTGGACGCTGCCGCCCAACAGAGGCCACATCAGTGTGACCGATCTGAAAATCGACTCAGTGGATTTTCAGGACGGAGGGCAATATGTCTGCACCGCCAACAACACCGTGAACTCCGTCAGTGTTAGATTTGACGTAACAGTCCGAG aaaacttCATTCCGTACATAATAGGTGCCGTAGTAGCTACTGCGGCTCTGATATTGATCGGCTCAGGAGTCATCTACGGTTGTTATTACAAACAGAACAAGATGGGAGAATACCGACCAACAGACGCTTTCTGTTTGGGCGAAGTGCGTCACAACACAGTTATTCTTTGA
- the LOC114145031 gene encoding vascular cell adhesion protein 1-like isoform X2, with translation MLSSLVLLAASFTTFFCCVNTCNYSCPDNPVMTPSRLVVKFGDPASATCVACQQACFPLDDSIRNMEASLGTSNINGSTVTWTVNQTTEWNLTPKCYYTTIMNDQCCTNLPVTVYKPPESVSFSLNPSGPLTEGSEVTLQCDVQNVAPAENLTVTFYRGHKLLGQVKSSNTAKKPVNEIFSMSYNNTKEDNGVQFWCEAKLVLGAEGPQPPLVVKSDNLTATVYYGPELKVPADPAPISIIRGEPLHLTCLAEGNPKPRYNWTLPPNRGHISVTDLKIDSVDFQDGGQYVCTANNTVNSVSVRFDVTVRENFIPYIIGAVVATAALILIGSGVIYGCYYKQNKMGEYRPTDAFCLGEKTATRA, from the exons ATGCTTTCCAGTTTGGTTCTGCTGGCGGCTTCCTTCACCACTTTCTTCTGCTGCGTGAACACCTGCA ATTACAGCTGTCCAGATAATCCTGTGATGACTCCGTCCAGGCTGGTGGTGAAGTTCGGTGATCCAGCCTCTGCTACATGTGTAGCCTGTCAGCAGGCCTGTTTTCCCCTGGATGACAGTATTAGAAATATGGAAGCTTCTCTTGGAACTTCTAACATAAATGGAAGCACAGTGACCTGGACAGTGAACCAAACGACTGAGTGGAATTTAACTCCAAAGTGCTACTATACTACCATAATGAATGATCAGTGTTGCACCAACCTGCCTGTTACTGTCTACA AACCTCCAGAAAGTGTGTCCTTCAGCTTAAACCCCTCTGGACCTCTGACTGAGGGTTCAGAGGTCACGCTGCAGTGTGATGTACAGAACGTCGCTCCGGCTGAAAACCTCACTGTGACCTTTTACAGAGGTCACAAGCTTCTGGGTCAAGTGAAAAGCAGCAATACTGCAAAGAAACCAGTTAATGAGATATTTTCTATGAGCTACAACAACACAAAAGAAGATAATGGAGTCCAGTTCTGGTGTGAAGCCAAGCTGGTACTGGGAGCTGAAGGACCACAGCCCCCTCTAGTGGTGAAATCAGACAATCTCACTGCTACAGTTTATT ACGGACCTGAGCTGAAGGTTCCGGCTGATCCCGCTCCGATCAGCATCATTAGAGGAGAACCTCTCCATTTGACCTGCTTGGCTGAAGGAAACCCCAAACCTCGGTACAACTGGACGCTGCCGCCCAACAGAGGCCACATCAGTGTGACCGATCTGAAAATCGACTCAGTGGATTTTCAGGACGGAGGGCAATATGTCTGCACCGCCAACAACACCGTGAACTCCGTCAGTGTTAGATTTGACGTAACAGTCCGAG aaaacttCATTCCGTACATAATAGGTGCCGTAGTAGCTACTGCGGCTCTGATATTGATCGGCTCAGGAGTCATCTACGGTTGTTATTACAAACAGAACAAGATGGGAGAATACCGACCAACAGACGCTTTCTGTTTGGGCGAA aaaacagcCACGCGTGCTTAA
- the LOC114144804 gene encoding vascular cell adhesion protein 1-like — translation MFSCLFLLVSFLNILRSLHVSACDYSCPDNPVMTPSRLVVKFGDPASATCVACQQACFPLDDSIRNMEASLGTSNINGSTVTWTVNQMTEWNLTPKCYYTTIMNDQCCTDLPVTVYKPPESVSFSLNPSGPLTEGSEVTLQCDVQNVAPAENLTVTFYRGHTLLGQVKSNNTAKKPVNEIFSMSYNNTKEDNGVQFWCEAKLELGAEGPQPPLVVKSKETTATVYYGPELKVPADPAPISIIRGEPLHLTCLAEGNPKPRYNWTLPPNRGHISVTDLKIDSVDFQDGGQYVCTANNTVNSVSVRFDVTVRENFIPYIIGAVVIAAVVLLIAAGVIYTFYYKQNKMGKYQLKDVFRLGSMNPTTIPLC, via the exons ATGTTTTCCTGCCTCTTTCTGCTCGTTTCTTTCCTGAATATCCTGCGGAGCCTCCATGTGTCCGCGTGCG ATTACAGCTGTCCAGATAATCCTGTGATGACTCCGTCCAGGCTGGTGGTGAAGTTCGGTGATCCAGCCTCTGCTACATGTGTAGCCTGTCAGCAGGCCTGTTTTCCCCTGGATGACAGTATTAGAAATATGGAAGCTTCTCTTGGAACTTCTAACATAAATGGAAGCACAGTGACCTGGACAGTGAACCAAATGACTGAGTGGAATTTAACTCCAAAGTGCTACTATACTACCATAATGAATGATCAGTGTTGCACTGACCTGCCTGTTACTGTCTACA AACCTCCAGAAAGTGTGTCCTTCAGCTTAAACCCCTCTGGACCTCTGACTGAGGGTTCAGAGGTCACGCTGCAGTGTGATGTACAGAACGTCGCTCCGGCTGAAAACCTCACTGTGACCTTTTACAGAGGTCACACGCTTCTGGGTCAAGTGAAAAGCAACAATACCGCAAAGAAACCAGTTAATGAGATATTTTCTATGAGCTACAACAACACAAAAGAAGATAATGGAGTCCAGTTCTGGTGTGAAGCCAAGCTGGAACTGGGAGCTGAAGGACCACAGCCCCCTCTAGTGGTGAAATCAAAAGAGACCACTGCTACAGTTTATT ACGGACCTGAGCTGAAGGTTCCGGCTGATCCCGCTCCGATCAGCATCATTAGAGGAGAACCTCTCCATTTGACCTGCTTGGCTGAAGGAAACCCCAAACCTCGGTACAACTGGACGCTGCCGCCCAACAGAGGCCACATCAGTGTGACCGATCTGAAAATCGACTCAGTGGATTTTCAGGACGGAGGGCAATATGTCTGCACCGCCAACAACACCGTGAACTCCGTCAGTGTTAGATTTGACGTAACAGTCCGAG aaaaCTTCATCCCGTACATAATAGGCGCCGTAGTAATTGCTGCAGTTGTGCTATTGATCGCCGCAGGAGTCATCTACACTTTTTATTACAAACAGAACAAGATGGGAAAGTACCAACTAAAGGACGTTTTCCGTTTGGGCTCAATGAATCCCACCACGATTCCTCTTTGTTAG